A stretch of Pseudoclavibacter chungangensis DNA encodes these proteins:
- a CDS encoding YchJ family protein: MTTHALADEARCACGSGDEYGSCCGPLHAGRRAAATAVQLMRSRYTAFVVGDVGYLRRTWHPRTRPGALELGSAIRWLRLDILDTVAGGPFDNRGEVEFRAIHRDGDGRHVLHERSRFVRENRRWSYVDGDIRS, translated from the coding sequence ATGACCACCCACGCGCTCGCCGACGAGGCGCGCTGCGCGTGCGGGAGCGGTGACGAGTACGGATCCTGTTGCGGTCCCCTCCACGCCGGACGGCGAGCGGCAGCCACGGCCGTGCAGTTGATGCGCTCGCGCTACACCGCCTTCGTCGTCGGCGACGTGGGCTACCTCCGGCGCACGTGGCACCCGCGCACGAGACCCGGTGCGCTCGAGCTCGGATCGGCGATCAGGTGGCTTCGACTCGACATCCTCGACACGGTGGCGGGCGGCCCGTTCGACAATCGCGGCGAGGTCGAGTTCCGTGCGATCCACCGTGACGGCGACGGACGGCACGTGCTCCACGAGCGCAGCCGGTTCGTCCGCGAGAACCGTCGATGGAGCTACGTCGACGGGGACATCCGAAGCTGA
- a CDS encoding VIT1/CCC1 transporter family protein, producing the protein MSTIPSPTPHPGEPHQEGNSSRLNWLRAGVLGSNDGIVSVSALVVGVAAATSESSPVLIAGIASLAAGAISMALGEYVSVSTQRDSERSMIALERAELRDMPEEELEELTGIYQSRGLSRETAELVAKELTAHDALGAHLSAELHLDQHDLVNPWQAAAASALSFTVGGLIPLLAILLTPLDWRIAATFAAVVVALVITGWLSAWLGGSAKGKAIVRIVFGGVLALAVTYTIGALFGVTGV; encoded by the coding sequence ATGTCCACGATTCCGTCTCCGACGCCCCATCCCGGCGAACCGCACCAGGAGGGCAACTCCTCGCGACTCAATTGGTTGCGCGCGGGCGTCCTGGGCTCGAACGACGGGATCGTCTCGGTCTCTGCCCTCGTCGTCGGGGTCGCGGCGGCGACGTCGGAGTCGAGCCCGGTGCTCATCGCGGGCATCGCCTCGCTCGCGGCGGGCGCGATCTCGATGGCGCTCGGCGAGTACGTGTCGGTGTCGACCCAGCGGGATTCCGAACGCTCGATGATCGCACTCGAGCGCGCCGAGCTGCGGGACATGCCGGAGGAGGAGCTCGAGGAGCTGACCGGCATCTACCAGTCGCGCGGTCTCAGCCGCGAGACCGCCGAGCTCGTCGCGAAGGAGCTCACGGCGCACGATGCGCTCGGCGCCCATCTGTCGGCCGAGCTGCACCTCGATCAGCACGATCTCGTGAACCCCTGGCAGGCGGCCGCGGCGTCGGCGCTCTCGTTCACGGTCGGCGGGCTCATCCCGCTGCTCGCGATCCTGCTCACGCCGCTCGACTGGCGTATCGCGGCGACGTTCGCCGCCGTCGTCGTCGCGCTCGTCATCACGGGCTGGCTGAGCGCGTGGCTCGGCGGCAGCGCGAAGGGGAAGGCCATCGTGCGCATCGTGTTCGGTGGCGTGCTCGCGCTCGCCGTCACCTACACGATCGGTGCCCTGTTCGGCGTCACCGGCGTGTGA
- the smpB gene encoding SsrA-binding protein SmpB, with the protein MPKEQGQKVVASNRKARHDYLIEDTYEAGIVLSGTEVKSLRQGRASLVDGYAYVDRGEAWLDNVHIPEYTEGTWNNHAPRRKRKLLLHRDEIRKLAQVTKEGGYTLVPLSLYFNDGRAKVELAVAKGKREYDKRHALRERQDRREADRAVASRKYLGE; encoded by the coding sequence ATGCCGAAGGAACAGGGCCAGAAGGTCGTCGCGTCGAATCGCAAGGCGCGACACGACTACCTGATCGAGGACACCTACGAGGCGGGCATCGTGCTCTCCGGTACCGAGGTGAAGTCGCTCCGTCAGGGGCGCGCGTCGCTCGTCGACGGGTACGCCTACGTCGATCGCGGCGAGGCCTGGCTCGACAACGTGCACATCCCGGAGTACACGGAGGGGACGTGGAACAACCACGCGCCGCGCCGCAAGCGCAAGCTCCTGCTCCACCGGGACGAGATCCGCAAGCTCGCGCAGGTGACGAAGGAGGGCGGCTACACGCTCGTGCCGCTCTCGCTCTACTTCAACGACGGCCGCGCGAAGGTCGAACTCGCCGTCGCGAAGGGCAAGCGCGAGTACGACAAGCGTCATGCGCTCCGCGAGCGGCAGGACCGCCGCGAGGCGGATCGTGCGGTCGCGTCCCGCAAGTACCTGGGGGAGTGA
- the ftsX gene encoding permease-like cell division protein FtsX, whose product MRLVLGEMWQGLRRNASMVVSVVLVTFVSLTFVGAAILLQMQIGAMKSYWFDRAQVEVNLCTSVSESANCAGGIATPEQKLAVEQALQGATLAPYVKEVTFESQDQAYATFLEQFKGDPIVEFVKPEYLNEKFWINMPDPSQSDVLIESLSGMPGVESVRDQRQYLEGIFSALNAASLTAVGIAGIMLVAAALLVATTIRLSAFSRRRELGIMRLVGASNRFIQAPFVLEGVVAALIGGVLASLALVGVAQFFVQGYLAPQMPFTSLVGVADALVVAPILLVLAALIAAISASIAIRRYLRV is encoded by the coding sequence ATGCGCCTCGTCCTCGGCGAGATGTGGCAGGGCCTGCGGCGCAACGCCAGCATGGTCGTCTCCGTCGTCCTCGTCACCTTCGTCTCGCTCACCTTCGTGGGCGCCGCGATCCTGCTCCAGATGCAGATCGGCGCCATGAAGTCGTACTGGTTCGATCGTGCCCAGGTCGAGGTGAACCTCTGCACGAGCGTCTCCGAGAGCGCGAACTGCGCGGGTGGCATCGCGACGCCCGAACAGAAGCTCGCGGTCGAGCAGGCGCTGCAGGGCGCGACGCTCGCGCCCTACGTCAAGGAAGTGACCTTCGAGAGCCAGGACCAGGCGTACGCGACCTTCCTCGAGCAGTTCAAGGGCGACCCCATCGTGGAGTTCGTGAAGCCCGAGTACCTGAACGAGAAGTTCTGGATCAACATGCCCGACCCCTCGCAGTCCGACGTGCTCATCGAGTCGCTCTCGGGCATGCCCGGCGTCGAGTCCGTGCGTGACCAACGGCAGTACCTCGAGGGCATCTTCAGCGCACTCAACGCCGCGAGCCTCACGGCGGTGGGCATCGCCGGGATCATGCTCGTCGCGGCCGCGTTGCTCGTCGCGACCACGATCCGGCTGTCGGCGTTCAGTCGTCGCCGAGAGCTCGGCATCATGCGACTCGTGGGCGCCTCGAACCGGTTCATCCAGGCACCCTTCGTGCTCGAGGGGGTGGTCGCGGCACTCATCGGCGGGGTCCTCGCCTCGCTCGCGCTCGTGGGCGTGGCGCAGTTCTTCGTGCAGGGATATCTCGCGCCACAGATGCCGTTCACCTCGCTCGTCGGGGTCGCGGACGCGCTCGTCGTCGCACCGATCCTGCTCGTGCTCGCTGCGCTCATCGCGGCGATCTCGGCGTCGATCGCGATCAGGCGGTACCTGCGCGTCTGA
- the prfB gene encoding peptide chain release factor 2, translating into MINLDIQADIAALRSTFADISDVLDPAALAERVTDLEQRASAPDLWDDPEQAQKVTSALSHAQADLKRLEAVEQRLDDLEVLAELAVEGDDQESADEARAELAAITKVIGDLEVQTLLDGEFDPRPAVITIRAGAGGDDATDFAEMLLRMYVRWAEQHGHALTVMDTSYADHGVKSATIQIDAPYAFGTLSIEAGTHRLVRMSPFNSAGSRETSFAAVEVVPLIEQTEEIEIPENDIRVDVFRSSGPGGQSVNTTDSAVRITHLPTGTVVSMQNEKSQIQNRAAALRVLQSRLLLLKREEENAKKKELAGNITASWGDQMRSYVLAPYKMVKDLRSEHESSNPDRVFDGDLDPFINAGIRWRKKQTTES; encoded by the coding sequence ATGATCAACCTCGACATCCAGGCCGACATCGCAGCGCTGCGCTCCACGTTCGCCGACATCAGCGACGTGCTCGACCCGGCCGCCCTCGCCGAGCGCGTCACCGACCTCGAGCAGCGCGCCTCGGCACCCGACCTCTGGGACGACCCCGAGCAGGCACAGAAGGTGACGAGCGCACTCAGCCACGCGCAGGCCGACCTCAAGCGCCTCGAAGCGGTCGAACAGCGGCTCGACGATCTCGAGGTGCTCGCGGAGCTCGCCGTCGAGGGCGACGACCAGGAGTCCGCCGACGAGGCGCGGGCGGAGCTCGCCGCGATCACGAAGGTCATCGGCGATCTCGAGGTCCAGACGCTCCTCGACGGCGAGTTCGACCCGCGTCCCGCCGTCATCACGATCCGCGCGGGCGCAGGCGGCGACGACGCGACCGACTTCGCCGAGATGCTGCTGCGCATGTACGTGCGATGGGCGGAGCAGCACGGCCACGCGCTCACCGTCATGGACACGAGCTACGCCGACCACGGCGTGAAGTCCGCCACGATCCAGATCGACGCGCCGTACGCGTTCGGCACGCTCTCGATCGAGGCGGGGACGCACCGCCTCGTGCGCATGAGCCCGTTCAACTCCGCGGGCAGCCGCGAGACGAGCTTCGCGGCGGTCGAGGTCGTGCCGCTCATCGAGCAGACCGAAGAGATCGAGATCCCCGAGAACGACATCCGCGTCGACGTGTTCCGCTCGTCGGGCCCCGGCGGGCAGTCCGTCAACACGACCGACTCCGCCGTCCGCATCACCCACCTCCCGACGGGAACGGTCGTGTCGATGCAGAACGAGAAGTCGCAGATCCAGAACCGCGCCGCCGCCCTCCGCGTGCTGCAGTCCCGACTGCTGCTGCTGAAGCGCGAGGAGGAGAACGCGAAGAAGAAGGAGCTGGCGGGCAACATCACCGCGAGCTGGGGCGACCAGATGCGCTCCTACGTGCTCGCGCCGTACAAGATGGTGAAGGACCTGCGCAGCGAGCACGAGTCCTCGAACCCGGACCGCGTCTTCGACGGCGACCTCGACCCCTTCATCAACGCCGGGATCCGCTGGCGCAAGAAGCAGACGACCGAATCCTGA
- the ftsE gene encoding cell division ATP-binding protein FtsE, producing MIRFDSVSKVFPGSDHPAVSDLTFEILRGEFVFLVGPSGSGKSSVLRLILLEDLPTDGQVHVLGQDLRRISSRKVPYYRRDIGMVFQDFRLLQGKTVAENVAYALQVLGKSRALIGEAVPDVLETVGLDGMGDRFPHELSGGEQQRVAIARAVVNKPEILLADEPTGNLDPETSRGIMKLLKRINANGTTIVMATHDVSIVDEEKRRVIQLDDGRITRDESGGVYRPAVLELEEPAEDLTLAELDEGPSTIADAMARRVGARDAAGDLENEVDAPTVEVPKQRKGRNK from the coding sequence ATGATCAGATTCGACAGCGTCTCCAAGGTCTTCCCGGGTAGCGACCACCCGGCGGTCAGCGACCTCACGTTCGAGATCCTGCGCGGGGAGTTCGTCTTCCTCGTGGGCCCGTCGGGATCTGGCAAGTCCAGCGTCCTGCGTCTCATCCTCCTCGAGGACCTCCCGACCGACGGGCAGGTGCACGTCCTCGGACAGGACCTCCGCCGCATCTCCAGCCGAAAGGTGCCGTACTACCGGCGCGACATCGGCATGGTGTTCCAGGACTTCCGCCTCCTGCAGGGCAAGACCGTCGCCGAGAACGTCGCCTACGCACTCCAGGTGCTCGGGAAGTCGCGCGCCCTCATCGGCGAGGCCGTTCCCGACGTGCTCGAGACCGTCGGTCTCGACGGCATGGGCGACCGCTTCCCGCACGAGCTCTCCGGCGGTGAGCAGCAGCGCGTCGCGATCGCCCGCGCCGTCGTGAACAAGCCCGAGATTCTGCTCGCCGACGAACCGACGGGCAACCTCGACCCCGAGACGAGCCGCGGCATCATGAAGCTCCTCAAGCGCATCAACGCGAACGGCACGACCATCGTCATGGCGACGCACGACGTCTCCATTGTCGACGAGGAGAAGCGCCGCGTCATCCAACTCGACGACGGCCGGATCACGCGAGACGAGTCGGGCGGCGTGTACCGTCCGGCCGTGCTCGAACTCGAGGAGCCCGCGGAGGATCTCACGCTCGCCGAGCTCGACGAGGGGCCGAGCACGATCGCCGACGCCATGGCGCGGCGGGTCGGCGCACGCGACGCGGCCGGCGACCTCGAGAACGAGGTCGATGCGCCCACCGTCGAGGTCCCGAAGCAGCGGAAGGGGCGGAACAAGTGA
- a CDS encoding short chain dehydrogenase → MRILVVGMSGHVGTSAAAALGERHDIVGVSRSTDPAVDLLDPASITAAFRRLGRFDAVVSAFGAAPFAPAPQLTADDLTAAFEGKVLSQLNLVHLGLDAVTDGGSFTLTTGILAREPVPGGAAAAMANGAVESYVRTAARELPRGIRINAVSPSVLASAPEYFDAFRGFAPVSDERVGLAFVRSVEGIETGRTYPVD, encoded by the coding sequence ATGCGGATTCTCGTCGTCGGGATGTCCGGCCACGTCGGCACCTCCGCCGCGGCCGCACTCGGGGAACGTCACGACATCGTCGGGGTGAGCAGATCGACCGACCCCGCCGTCGACCTCCTCGATCCGGCGAGCATCACCGCCGCGTTCCGACGATTGGGCCGTTTCGACGCGGTCGTGTCCGCATTCGGCGCCGCACCCTTCGCGCCCGCACCACAGCTCACGGCCGACGATCTCACGGCCGCGTTCGAGGGCAAGGTGCTGAGCCAGTTGAACCTCGTCCACCTCGGTCTGGACGCGGTGACGGACGGGGGATCGTTCACGCTCACCACGGGCATCCTCGCGCGTGAGCCCGTGCCGGGCGGCGCCGCGGCCGCGATGGCGAACGGTGCCGTCGAATCGTACGTGCGGACCGCGGCGCGCGAGCTTCCCCGTGGCATCCGGATCAACGCCGTGAGCCCGTCGGTCCTCGCCTCCGCCCCGGAGTACTTCGACGCCTTCCGCGGGTTCGCCCCCGTGTCCGACGAGCGAGTGGGGCTCGCGTTCGTGCGATCGGTCGAGGGCATCGAGACCGGGCGGACGTACCCGGTCGACTAG